GAAGCTGTCATTCACCCTAAAACAGGAATTATCATTAGCTAAAGTGCTTATTATTTTCGCATTACCCGTTCTCATAACCGGGCTCGCTGAAACCGCCCTATTTGATGCCATTGGAAATTTCATTGTGGGAAGATATCTAGCCAGTGAACAACTGGGATTTTACGGTGCCGCCACCCCTGTGGCTCGTTTACCGCTCATAATTTCCATGTCAGTTGCCACCGCGGTACTCCCGGCAACTGCAGAAGCAATGGGCTTAAAAAACCGGCACGTACTTAAAGGTTATGTGAACCAGTCCTATCGTTACGTTAGTTTAGTAGTGCTTCCCATGTGCGTGGGAACCTTTGTATTCGCCACACCCATAATGAAATTACTTTACGTAAATTCAGCTTACATGAATGGTGCAGCCGCCCTACAACTACTATCAATTGGAATGTTGTTTTTCACCATTTACACAGTCTCCTCCAGTATAGCTCAGGGATTGGGAAAACCATACCTCCCCATGGTAATTTTAATTGCAGGAGTTATATTGGATGTTGCATTGAGCATGTACCTAGTTCCTCTTTATGGTATAACCGGCGCTGCAGCAGCTACAACCATCACTGCCCTTTTCATAATGTCCACTATTGTCTGGAAAACGTTACAAGTAGCCGATGTAAAACTAGAGTACAAAGATTTGGGTAGAATTGTACTGGCCGCAGGGATAATGGGAGCGGTATTACTATTAATACCTCAAAGCCTCTTAATTAGCTCTGCAACTTTAAGCTCCTCACTTTCCAACTCTATTACCTTCTTTTCCAAATACTTTGTTTTCTTGCTGGTTATGATATTGGCTGCCACTGTTTACGTGGTTGCTCTTATACTGGTGGGAGGGCTTAAAAAAAGTGATATAAGTGCTATTCGCAAATTAAGCAACAAAACTGGGCCGTTAAAAGGGAAATTAGAGAAAATTATTTCATTCATTGAAAGATTCGCCCATTAAATTGGATAATTCATTTAATTAGGGTTTATATAGGGCTGGGATGTTTTCCTCTAAAATAATGAATTCCTCATATTTTTTCCTTTCCCCTATTTTTTTTTTAAAATATAATCTTTAGACCTATAATGACGTGCAACATGTTTAAATTACTTTTATTCATTTTTAACTCCCAGTATTATTTCTACAACATAATTTTCCCAAATTATTTCCATAACCATTACACATAGTTATATCACATGATTATTTTAAGGGGAATTGGGACCGGGCCCTACGTGGGAGTAGGGCATGTTAAAAAGATAGGAAATGATGAAGATCTCCGGGATTTGAAGGGAGGGGAGATAGTGGTGGTATCCCGGGCTTCCAGAGACATGTTATCCTATCTTCACCA
This DNA window, taken from Methanobacterium subterraneum, encodes the following:
- a CDS encoding oligosaccharide flippase family protein, whose product is MSSKIARGSLIMLIGYFIFRVGGYIYRFVTANLLGPAGFGILNLALPTQSILIQIASGGMPPAIAKHVSEYSAQGDEEMVKQVIHTSLKIVIVLGLFFSLIIFLLADPLAYGYFHKPEAALPLKLVALITPFSVVVGVFRGAFQGVFQMGNIVITKAFEQVFMISSAIILIWVGFQVAGAVTGTAIGFLFSALAGYYLYRRGLGKRLKDVKLSFTLKQELSLAKVLIIFALPVLITGLAETALFDAIGNFIVGRYLASEQLGFYGAATPVARLPLIISMSVATAVLPATAEAMGLKNRHVLKGYVNQSYRYVSLVVLPMCVGTFVFATPIMKLLYVNSAYMNGAAALQLLSIGMLFFTIYTVSSSIAQGLGKPYLPMVILIAGVILDVALSMYLVPLYGITGAAAATTITALFIMSTIVWKTLQVADVKLEYKDLGRIVLAAGIMGAVLLLIPQSLLISSATLSSSLSNSITFFSKYFVFLLVMILAATVYVVALILVGGLKKSDISAIRKLSNKTGPLKGKLEKIISFIERFAH